The following coding sequences are from one Candidatus Paceibacterota bacterium window:
- a CDS encoding Gmad2 immunoglobulin-like domain-containing protein, with amino-acid sequence MNKLLLIVVLILIAIGGAWYGISQMNTEPSDTDPNGNGNGDEVTEKDDLIRVTSPTPNQVITSPLTVEGEARGQWYFEASFAVRILDANGTELGVIPAQAEGEWMTEEYVPFSTELRFSAPSTDTGTVVFEKANPSGLPENANELRIPVRFDADAPAQRNVSLYYYNPELDQDASGNILCSDAGLVAVEREIPVTQTPIQDTINLLLEGELTAQEEAQGIETEYPLDGFELTGANLEAGTLTLSFNDPNNATSGGSCRAGILWMQIRETALQFDEVEEVEFTPETLFQP; translated from the coding sequence ATGAACAAACTTTTACTTATAGTTGTCCTTATTTTGATCGCCATTGGTGGTGCCTGGTACGGTATTAGTCAGATGAACACAGAGCCAAGCGACACTGATCCTAATGGCAACGGGAACGGTGATGAAGTAACAGAAAAAGACGATCTCATTCGCGTTACTTCCCCGACCCCGAACCAAGTTATTACTAGCCCGCTTACCGTTGAAGGAGAGGCGCGCGGGCAGTGGTATTTTGAAGCAAGTTTTGCGGTGCGCATTCTTGACGCCAACGGCACTGAGCTCGGCGTTATTCCTGCTCAAGCAGAGGGTGAATGGATGACTGAGGAGTATGTTCCATTCTCTACTGAGCTTAGATTCTCTGCCCCATCGACAGACACCGGTACAGTTGTCTTTGAGAAAGCTAATCCATCCGGCCTGCCGGAGAACGCAAATGAACTACGCATACCGGTTCGATTTGATGCCGACGCACCAGCACAACGAAATGTATCACTCTACTACTACAACCCTGAGCTCGATCAAGACGCGAGCGGTAACATCCTCTGCTCTGATGCCGGACTTGTCGCTGTGGAACGAGAAATTCCTGTGACCCAAACTCCGATTCAGGACACTATCAACCTTTTACTTGAAGGTGAACTAACAGCCCAAGAAGAAGCACAAGGTATTGAAACTGAGTATCCACTTGATGGATTCGAACTCACCGGCGCAAACCTAGAAGCCGGAACACTCACCCTGAGTTTCAACGACCCCAACAATGCGACCAGTGGCGGCTCCTGCCGTGCCGGCATTCTCTGGATGCAGATCAGAGAAACTGCGTTGCAATTTGATGAAGTAGAAGAAGTAGAATTTACTCCGGAAACCCTCTTCCAGCCGTAG